One Papaver somniferum cultivar HN1 unplaced genomic scaffold, ASM357369v1 unplaced-scaffold_35, whole genome shotgun sequence DNA window includes the following coding sequences:
- the LOC113342254 gene encoding uncharacterized protein LOC113342254 — MYENWITGVYSSGEIETMATKSVAHGDAQTLTDLKEVGWTKPQHNQSKINFDASWSDNFSLAGYGMILRDETGEVVQAKAGSIRASTAEDSEALSLLETACWAKSMELSNFWVEGDCERLILFAQNKVSNIFWRNQAIVSEAVRILQTCNNFLGFAFKNRKCNEVADALAKEARKKGIHKQVWLHMPVFISSFLLFDVLFPIQFRTVIL; from the exons ATGTATGAAAACTGGATCACAGGAGTGTATAGTAGTGGTGAAATAGAAACTATGGCAACCAA ATCTGTTGCTCATGGCGATGCTCAAACTTTAACTGACCTTAAAGAAGTAGGATGGACAAAGCCTCAACATAATCAATCAAAGatcaattttgatgcttcttGGTCTGATAACTTTTCTCTTGCTGGTTATGGTATGATTTTGCGTGATGAAACAGGTGAAGTTGTACAAGCTAAAGCTGGGTCCATCAGAGCCTCCACTGCAGAAGATTCAGAGGCTTTGAGCTTGCTGGAAACTGCTTGTTGGGCAAAGAGCATGGAGTTAAGTAATTTTTGGGTTGAAGGGGACTGTGAGAGGCTCATTCTTTTTGCGCAGAACAAGGTCAGCAACATCTTTTGGAGAAATCAGGCGATAGTTTCAGAGGCAGTGAGGATTCTTCAGACCTGTAATAACTTTCTGGGGTTTGCTTTCAAGAACAGAAAATGTAATGAAGTAGCTGATGCTCTGGCTAAAGAGGCACGAAAAAAAgggatacataaacaagtttggTTGCATATGCCTGTTTTCATTTCTAGTTTTTTACTTTTTGATGTTCTTTTTCCAATTCAGTTCAGAACTGTAATTCTATGA